The stretch of DNA GCGGCTGAAGGGCCAGCAGATCGTGACCCCGTCGGCCACCGCCGGCACCACCATCGGCGTGCGCAACACCTGCACCGAGCCCGCCCTTGTCCAGGTGCCCGCGCCGACGGGCCGCGCCCGCCGCGTGCGGCGCTGGATCCGCACGGACACGAGCGACGCCCGGGGGCGTCACGACCGGGATCGCCTGCGCCTCGAGTGCGTGGGCCGCGTCCGCTGAGCTCGACGGTGGTCCGGCGGTCCCCGCGCCTCGGGGGCCGCCGGATCACCGTGTCCGCGACGCCGCGGTGTCGCGGTTGCCGGCGGCGCGCGGCCGGTGCTACGGCCGCCCCATGGAGCTCCGCCGGATCGCCCGCGACGTCCACGTCTGCCTCCAGGAGGACAAGGGGCTCGGCTACAGCAACTCCGGGCTCGTCGCGCGCGGCGGCGGTCTCGTCGTCGACACCTTCTGGGACCTGCCGCACACGCGCCGCCTGATCGCCGAGTACGCGCGGGTGCACCCGGAGCCGGTCGCCCGCGTCGTCAACACGCATCACAACGGCGACCACTGCTGGGGCAACCAGCTCTTCCCGCAGGCCGAGATCATCGGCCACCGCCTCTGCGCCGCCGCCTTCGGCAAGGAGACGCCGGCGGGCATGCAGGCGCTGCGCGGCGGCGCCGGCAGCGGCAACCCGATCCTCGAGGCGCTGGCGCAGCGGCTCGCCGAGTGGGACTTCACCGGCGTCGTACCGACGCCGCCGACGCGCCTCCTCGACGACCGCCTCGAGCTCGACCTCGACGGGCTGCCGGTGCACCTCGTCTACGTCGGCCCGGCGCACACCATCGGCGACGTCATCGTCCACCTGCCGAGCGAGCGCGTCGTCTTCACCGGCGACGTGCTCTTCCGCCTGTGCACGCCGATCGGCTGGGAGGGGACGTTCGCGCACTGGACCGCGGCGCTGGACCGCATCGTCGCGCTGCAGCCCGAGGTCGTGGTGCCCGGGCACGGACCGCTCTGCGGCGTCGAAGGCCCGCGCGAGATGCGCGACTACCTCGCCTACGTGCGCGCCGAGGCGCGCCGCCACTTCGACGCCGGCCGCGACGTGCTCGACGCCTGCCGGCGCATCGAGCTGGGCCCGTACGCCGGGTGGACCGAGCCGGAGCGCATCGTCTTCAACGTCGCCCGCGCGTACCGCGAGTTCCGCGGCGAGCCGCTCGACGCGCCGGTCGACGTGCCGGCGATGTTCGCGGGAATGTATGCGCTGGCGACCGAGCGCGCCGCCGGCACGCGGGCTTGAGACGGCGCCCGTGCCTGCGGTGATCGCCCTCCTGCTGCCCGCGACGCACGCCGGCGCGATCGGCGCGCGCATCCGCGGGTTCCCCGGGAGCGCCGTGCGGTGAGCGGGCTGTGCGAGCGGATCGGCATCGGGCTGCCGATCGTGCAGGCGCCGATGGCCGGCGTGTCGACGCCGGCCATGGCGGCGGCGGTGAGCAACGCCGGCGCCCTCGGATCGATCGCCGTCGGCGCCGTCGACGTGGAGCGTGCGCGCGCGGCGATCGCCGCCGCCCGCGCCGCGACGGCGCGGCCGTTCGGGGTGAACGTCTTCTGCCATCGGCCCGCCGTCGCCGACGCCGCGCGCGAGGCGGCGTGGAGCGCGTACCTGCGGCCGCACTTCGCCGCCGTGGGCGCCGAGCCGCCGGCGACGCTGCGCGAGATCTACCGCAGCTACCTCGTCGACGACGCCATGCAGGCGCTGCTGCTGGCCGAGCGCCCGGCGGTCGTGAGCTTCCACTTCGGCGTGCCGCCGCCTGCGCACGTCGGGGCGCTGCGGGCCGCCGGCATCCTGACGCTGGCCTCGGCGACGAACCTGGGCGAGGCGCAGACCGCGGTCGACGCCGGCGTCGACGCGGTGATCGCGCAGGGCTTCGAGGCGGGCGGGCACCGCGGCGTGTTCGATCCGTCGGCGCCCGACGCGTGCCTCGGCACGCTCGCGCTGACGCGGCTCTGCGTCGCCGCCCTGCCGGTGCCGGTGATCGCCGCGGGCGGCATCATGGACGGGGCGGGCATCGCCGCGGCGCTCGCCGCCGGTGCGGCCGCCGCGCAGCTCGGCACGGCGTTCGTCGCCTGTCCCGAGTCGGAGGCCGACGCGGGCTTCCGGGCGACGCTGGCGAGCCCGGCGGCGCACCGCACGACGATGACGAGGGCCGTGTCGGGCCGTCCGGCGCGCTGCCTCGCGAACCGCTTCACCGCGCTCGGCGAGGCGACGCCGGCGGCCGCCGTGCCCGACTACCCGATCGCCTACGACGCGGCGAAGGCGCTCCACGCCGCCGCGAAGGCGCGCGGCGAGTGGGGCTGGGGCGCGCAATGGGCGGGGCAGGGCGCGCCGCTGGCGCGCGTGCTGCCGGCGGCGGCGCTGGTCGCACGCCTCGCGGCGGAGGTGGACGCCGCCGCCGGCGCGCTTTCTCCGGTACGGCGACGCGAGTAGGACGAACCCGTGGCCGCCATCCTCGATCATTGCCGGGATCTGCCGGAGCGCCGGCTCGCGGCCGGGGAGACGTTCATCCACGAAGGCAAGCGCTCGGGCCTGGTGTGGGTCCTCGTCGAGGGGACGGTGGACGTGCTGAAGGGCAACGTGCGGGTCGGCACGATCACCGAGCAGGGGGCGGTGTTCGGCGAGGTCGCCGTGCTGCTCGACGTGGCGCACACGGCGTCGGTGCGCACGCGGACGCCGGCGCGCTTCCGCGTCGTCGAGGACACGTCCGTGTTCCTGCGTGTGCCCGACGTCACGCTGGAGGTGTCGCGCCTGCTCGCGAAGCGCCTCCAGATGGTGACGAGCTACCTCGCCGACCTGAAGGGCCAGTTCGGCGGCCAGGACGACCACCTCGGCATGGTCGACGAGGTGCTGGACAGCCTGCTCCACCACCAGCGCGACGCGGACGACTAGAGGATCAGCTCGGGCTGCGGCGCGACGACCGCGTCGTCGAGCCCGACCTGCTGCTCGCCCGCGAGCGACGACCACGCGGCGGTGCGCGCCGCGGTGTCGATGACGACGTGGGTCGGCACCGGGCCGATCTGCCGGCCGGCGTTGAACACCCAGGTGTCGCCGATCTTGTCGACCCAGGAGCCGCCCTTGCGGAACGGCGACTGGTGGATGTGGCCGCAGAGCACGAGATCGGGGCGGTACTGCGCGATCCAGCCGTTCAGGTACTCGTCGCCGACGAACCGCTTGCCGATCCAGCTGGTGCGCGTCTGGTCGGGGGGCGCGTGGTAGACCCAGATCCACGGGCGGTGCGGCCGCGTCGCCGCCTCGGCGAGCAGCGTGCCCACCGCGGCGCGCCCGACCGGTCCGTCCCAGTACGTGCAGATCGTGAACAGCGTGCCGTCGACGTCGCACAGGTCGCCGTCGATGGGGATGCCCGCGGCGCGCGCCTTGCGCAGCCAGCGCGCCGTCTTCTCGCCGTGCTCGTCGTCGCGCGTGAGGTCGTGGTTGCCCGAGCTGACGAGGAGCCGCGTCTTGCCGTGCAGGCGCTCGAGGTACTTGAGGATGACCAGCGCCTGCGCGTCGCCGTCGACCACCGCCGCGATGTCGAGGTGGTCGCCGGCGATGACCACCACGTCGAAGTCGGCCGCCACGGACTGCACCCAGTCGTACTGCTTCAGGGTGTAGTGGAGATCGGAGACCAGCAGGATGCGCACGGCGCCGGCGAGTCTAGCCGCGCCGGGTTCCCGGCGCGACGTCAGCCCCCGGTGGGGGTGCAGGCGGTCTCGAGCGCGGCGTCGGCGAAGAAGTCCCAGGTGCGGCAGCGGCCGGTGGCGAGGTCGAGCGTCACGAGCAGCTCGTGCGCGTCGCCCGGGTGCTCGGCGGTGCGGTCCGGGCCGAGCAGGACGAGCACGTCGTCGCCGGGGATCAGGTCCGCGATCCGGCGCAGCGGCAGCGCCGCCGTCCACCGCGGCCTGCCGCGCGTGTCGACGCGCGACAGGAGGTACTGGCCGCCGTCCCCGAGACGGTCGGTGTGCAGGACGAGGAAGCCGTCGGGCGCCTTCGGGCGCAGGACGCGCAGGTAGCCGCCGTCGCGGAGGAGGCCGCCCTGGAGGAACTCGGCCGATTCGTCGGCCGGCGCGAGGTCGCGGGACGACCAGGTCACCCCGGTGATGCCGTTGCGCGCGCTCGCATCGGCGTACCAGAGCCGGCGGCGCCGGGGCGGGTCGTTGGACGGACGCAGCGGCTGCGAGAGCTGCCCCTCGAAGCGCGACTTCTCCTCCGGCGCGAGGAGGCCGACCCATTGCGTCTCCAGGAGGTCGCCCTGGAGCGTGTAGTCGTGCGGCGCGTGGCCGATCGCCGGCCCGGCGCTCCACTGCTGGAGGCCACGGAGGTAGTCGCCGGCGATCGTGTGGGGCGCGGCCTTCGTCGCCGGCGTGACGGCGAGCGGCCGTGCGTCGACGCGCCAGAGGCGGCCGTCGGCGGCGGTGACGAGGAGCTTGCGCGTCTTACGCTCGACCTCGAACCAGCGGCCCTCGCGAGGGAGGACGTCGCGCAGCGCCGGGTTCGTCGCTTCGAGCGCCGCCGCGTCGACGACGGTCTCGCCGCTGGCCGCGTCGACGCCGAGGATGCCGGCCGCGAAGAGCCAGACGCGGTCGCCGTCGGCGGCGAGGATGCGGCTCTGCTCCTGCACGTCGTGCGCGTCGATGCGCTCCAGCGTGCGTGTCCAGCGCGCCGCGCCGCTGCGCGCGTCGTGCGCGACCAGGATCGGCTCGTACCAGGTGACGGACGCGATCCTGGGAATGGAGCGGAGGCCGCCCCGGATCACGATCTCGTCGACCTCGCGCTGGAGCAGCGTCACCACGACGGGCGTGCCGTCGGCCGTCCGCGCGACCACGCTGCCGCGCCGCTCGGTGTCGCGGATCGTCCGGCGCGGCAGGAGCATCACCGCGGCGCAGAACGCGACGAAGGCGACCCCGACGACGAAGAGCCCCCGGTTCGACATGGCTCGGAACGAGACCGGCGCAGGCCCCGTCACTGATCGGGGTCCGACTCCGGCTCCATGACCTCCTCGTTCTCCAGTACGCCCTCGGCGGGCGGCGGGAGCTGGCTCGGTCGGGTGGGCGTGTCGGGATCGATCTCGCGGATCTCGGCCGGACTGGGCGCCTGCCACTGGCAGCCGTTCGTCAGCGCGAAGAGCAGCAGACCCAGGGCGAGGATCGCAGCATGCATGCCGCGGATATCCGACATCACCGGGCGGAGGTCCAGCAGGCTGGACCACGCAGAGTCCGTCTGGTGACCCCGAGTCGGCCATGGTAGCCGACACGCGTGCTGGCCCGTCGTCGTCTGGCCCTCGTCGTCCCGCTCGCGGCCGCCTGGCTCGTGGTCGCCTCGCCCGCCGTACCGGCCGCCGATTCCGCTGGGAGCACCAGCATCCACAACGGCGTGCCGACGGCCGCGTATCCCGCGGTCGGCGCGGTGATGGTGTCGTTCGAGGGCGACGTCGTCGGCCTCTGCTCGGGGACGCTGGTGGCGTCCGACGTCGTCCTCACGGCGGCACACTGCCTGGAAGGCGAGGTGCTCGACGCCGGGATCTACCTTTCGCCGAACGGCGTCCAGGAGAGCTTCCATCCGGGCATCGGGGCCGTCGTCCACGCCGAGTATCGGGCGGGCGTCGCGGCGTGGGCCGACATCGCGCTGCTGTTTCTCGCCGAGCCCGTGACCGACGTGACGCCGCTGCCCTGGGCGACCGCCGTGCCGCGCCCGCGCACCCACGCCACGATCGTCGGCTTCGGCGCCGACGGGGCCGGCGGCGCTGCGGGCACGAAGCGCGAGGGCGAGGTGCGCGTGAAGCGGTGTCCGAAGGTCTTTCGCCGGGCCGGCCTCGCCAAGGGGCAGCTTCGCACCTCGATCTGCTGGAAGCCGAAGCGCAGGACGAGCGACACCTGCCGCGGCGACTCGGGCGGCCCGCTGATCGTGGGCGGGGCCGTCGCCGGCCTCACCTCGGGCGGCTTCCCGGACTGCCCGGGGAAGCTCAGCTGGGACACCAACGTGGCGCTCTTCGCGTCCTGGATCCAGGCCGCGATCGACACCGTCTCGCGTGGCGATCAGTAGTCCGCGGTGGGCAGCGCGCCGTCGAGCCAGGACTCCACCGACGCCGCCCCGAACGGGCGCGTCCACGGCGCGCGTCCGAGCCCGTCGAGCGTCGCGCCGAGGGTGGCGGCGTCGGCGCCGGGGGCGACCGCGATCGGCGCCGGCAGGCCGAACGCGTCGTACAGGGCCTGCGCCTTGCGGACGTAGTACTCGGTGCCGGCGACGAGCGCCGCGGGGACGCCGCCCTCGAGCGCGAACAGCGCGGTGTGGAAGCTGCACGTGACCACGGCCGTGCACGCCTTGATGGTCGCGGCGGC from bacterium encodes:
- a CDS encoding cyclic nucleotide-binding domain-containing protein encodes the protein MAAILDHCRDLPERRLAAGETFIHEGKRSGLVWVLVEGTVDVLKGNVRVGTITEQGAVFGEVAVLLDVAHTASVRTRTPARFRVVEDTSVFLRVPDVTLEVSRLLAKRLQMVTSYLADLKGQFGGQDDHLGMVDEVLDSLLHHQRDADD
- a CDS encoding MBL fold metallo-hydrolase yields the protein MELRRIARDVHVCLQEDKGLGYSNSGLVARGGGLVVDTFWDLPHTRRLIAEYARVHPEPVARVVNTHHNGDHCWGNQLFPQAEIIGHRLCAAAFGKETPAGMQALRGGAGSGNPILEALAQRLAEWDFTGVVPTPPTRLLDDRLELDLDGLPVHLVYVGPAHTIGDVIVHLPSERVVFTGDVLFRLCTPIGWEGTFAHWTAALDRIVALQPEVVVPGHGPLCGVEGPREMRDYLAYVRAEARRHFDAGRDVLDACRRIELGPYAGWTEPERIVFNVARAYREFRGEPLDAPVDVPAMFAGMYALATERAAGTRA
- a CDS encoding metallophosphoesterase; the protein is MRILLVSDLHYTLKQYDWVQSVAADFDVVVIAGDHLDIAAVVDGDAQALVILKYLERLHGKTRLLVSSGNHDLTRDDEHGEKTARWLRKARAAGIPIDGDLCDVDGTLFTICTYWDGPVGRAAVGTLLAEAATRPHRPWIWVYHAPPDQTRTSWIGKRFVGDEYLNGWIAQYRPDLVLCGHIHQSPFRKGGSWVDKIGDTWVFNAGRQIGPVPTHVVIDTAARTAAWSSLAGEQQVGLDDAVVAPQPELIL
- a CDS encoding nitronate monooxygenase yields the protein MSGLCERIGIGLPIVQAPMAGVSTPAMAAAVSNAGALGSIAVGAVDVERARAAIAAARAATARPFGVNVFCHRPAVADAAREAAWSAYLRPHFAAVGAEPPATLREIYRSYLVDDAMQALLLAERPAVVSFHFGVPPPAHVGALRAAGILTLASATNLGEAQTAVDAGVDAVIAQGFEAGGHRGVFDPSAPDACLGTLALTRLCVAALPVPVIAAGGIMDGAGIAAALAAGAAAAQLGTAFVACPESEADAGFRATLASPAAHRTTMTRAVSGRPARCLANRFTALGEATPAAAVPDYPIAYDAAKALHAAAKARGEWGWGAQWAGQGAPLARVLPAAALVARLAAEVDAAAGALSPVRRRE
- a CDS encoding trypsin-like serine protease; the protein is MLARRRLALVVPLAAAWLVVASPAVPAADSAGSTSIHNGVPTAAYPAVGAVMVSFEGDVVGLCSGTLVASDVVLTAAHCLEGEVLDAGIYLSPNGVQESFHPGIGAVVHAEYRAGVAAWADIALLFLAEPVTDVTPLPWATAVPRPRTHATIVGFGADGAGGAAGTKREGEVRVKRCPKVFRRAGLAKGQLRTSICWKPKRRTSDTCRGDSGGPLIVGGAVAGLTSGGFPDCPGKLSWDTNVALFASWIQAAIDTVSRGDQ